TTCGACAACGCATGCACATGATCGTTCACCAGTTGTCTGGGCCTGTTTTCGATAATGGAATCCAGGTCCTGTGCAAACGCGTGGAGGCTGCAAAACAAAACTGCAATAATTGTAAACAACCGTTTCATATAAACAGTTATTGGTTCATAAAGGTCTAAAAAAAGCGGGACCATACGATCCCGCCTGAATAATTTACCAGCTGCCGCTTGCGCCGCCACCGCCGCCGCTTCCTCCGCCGAAGCCTCCGAAGCCGCCGCCTCCACCGGACCAGCCGCCACCGCCGCCGCCTGACCAGCCTCCGCCACCACCGGGCCAGAAGATGGTAGGACCAACGCCACGATAGCCCCTGCGACTCATAAAGCCGCCACCGCCGCCGCCGCCAATGCTGCTGATTATTATAATAAAGATGATGATCCCAATGATTCCAATGATACCGTTGTTATTCTTCTTGCCGCGTTTATTATAATCCTTGGGCGCTTTGTATTCGCCTGCTGCCGCTTTGATCAGCGATGCGGCCGCTGCGGAAAGTCCCTGGTAATAATCGCTGCTCCGGAAATTGGGTGCGATATCATTACGGATGATCTGACTGGCTGTGATATCCGGGATAGCGCCTTCAAGGCCATATCCCACTTCGATCCTCACCTGACGGTCATCAATAGCCGCTAAGATCAGGATACCGTTATTGGTTTTCTTGTTACCGATTCCCCATCCCCGCAGGATCTTCAGGCCTGTTTCTTCAATGGGGTGATTATCGCCCAATGTTTTCACCAGCACTACTGCAATCTGGTTGGATGTGGAGTCGTCGTAGGCAACCAGTGTTCTTTCCAGGTTCTGTTTCTCCTCTTCGGAGAGCACGCCTGCATAATCATTTACCAGTTTGGTGGGCTTTGTCTGGATGATCTTTTCAATATCCTGGGCCCAACCAGTGGCAATGATCAACAGAAAGGAAAGTAAAAAAAGAAATCGCTTCATCTGTATACTGGTTTACCTGCCGAAGACAATATCATCCGGCAATTCATTTTTATCATTGTCCCTGTCGTACGGGAAGTGTGTATGCAATGCATCGCCTACATCCGTTACTACCTGCACCACTGCATCAGCAACATGGTTCTCTTTGAAATGACGACGCATGGCCGTGACTTCATTGTTCCAGAACACGTCGCCTACTTTGCGATGGATGCCGCCATCGGCGAGGATAGCAAACTGATGATCTTTCACCGCCAGGTAAACGAGTACTGCGTTGTGATCATCTGTCTGGTCCATTTTCAGTCCCAGGAAGATCTCAGTAGCCCTGTCCAGCGGATCTACGTAGCGGCAACGGCTTTCCACGAACACGCGTACTTCGCCGCTTGTTCTGCGTTCTGCTTCTTTGATCGCATCAGTGATTCGCTGTTGTTCTTCTGGCGTGAAGAAAACAGGTTTTCGGAAGAAAGAAAATAATGCCATGTAAGTAGTTCAGGGTTGATTAGAATTTTACTTCTGGCGCTCTTTCTGCTCCGGGATCGGCTTTGAAAGGTTCTTTCACGCGGAAACCGAACATACCTGCAAAGAGGTTATTGGGGAATCTGCGGATGGTTGTATTGTAACCCTGAACGGCAGTATTGAAATCGTTACGGGAAACTTTGATACGGTTCTCTGTGCCTTCCAGTTGTTTTTGCAGGTCCATGAAATTCTGGTTGGCCTTCAGGTCAGGGTACCTTTCAACGGTCACCAGCAGTCTGCTGAGTGCGCTGCTTACTTCGCCCTGTGCCTGTTGGAATTTCTCCAGATTTTCAGGAGTGAGATTGTCTGCATTCACCTGCACGGAAGTGGCTTTAGCTCTTGCCTCGATCACTTTGGTGAGGGTTTCCTGCTCAAAGTTGGCATATCCCTTCACGGTATTCACCAGGTTGGGGATCAGGTCTGCACGACGCTGGTAGTCACTCTGAACGTTTGCCCATTTTGCCTTCACATCTTCATCGAGCTTGATCATATTGTTATAGCCATTGCAACCGCAACCGCCGAGAATGAGAATGATGAAAACTACAATGATGAGAACAAGATTACGGGATTTCATTTTGTATAATATTTGATTACGTATTAAAATTAACAATTTTGGATCAAGGTCAAATTAAAATCTGATAAGCATTTTGGGGTATCCCCCTCCGGGAGCCGCCAACCTTCTGCGGCACAGTTTTCGTATCATTAGTATATCACTCTTCAATATTATTACAATGAAACCATCCTTTTTGCTCCTGCTGCTTACGCTGCTTACGATGCTTGCCTGCAAGCGAGATAATGATCCTCCTCAAAATCCTGTGGCATTGACAGACAAGGTGTTGGCGGAAAATCTCCGGTTGCCCTGGGAAATACTCTGGGGACCTGATAATCATATCTGGATGACAGAGCGCGGCGGGCGCATCAGCCGCGTGAACCCGGCTACCGGCGCGGTTTCTCCGTTGCTTACCATCAGCGAGGTGGTGGAACAGGGCGAAGGCGGGCTGCTGGGCATGGCCCTTCATCCGGATTTCAATGCCAACCCGCAGGTGTTTATTGCCTATAATTATGATAATGGTGGTTACAGGGAAAAGATCGTTCGTTACAATTACAGCAATGGTAGTCTGACCAATGCCGTTACCATCCTTGACAATCTTGCAGCTGCGCGTAACCATAACGGTTGCAGGCTTGTATTCGGTCCCGATAAAAAACTGTACATCAGTACAGGCGATGCAGAGAACCAAAGTTCTGCGCAAAATACATCTTCCCTCAATGGAAAGATCCTCCGGATAGAAACCGATGGCAGCATTCCATCCGATAATCCTATTGCCGGCAGCGCAATCTGGAGTACCGGGCATCGTAATGCGCAGGGACTGGTGTGGCATAACAATATTTTGTACAGTTCCGAACATGGACCCAGTAATGATGATGAGATCAATATCATCCAGAAAGGAAGGAATTACGGATGGCCGAATGTGCATGGCTTCTGCAATACCAGTGCAGAACAAACTTTCTGTGCAGCCAACAATGTGGCGGAGCCGCTGCAGGTTTGGACTCCTACTATTGCTACCTGCGGATTGGAATTCTATAATAAGGATCGTATTCCGCAGTGGAAGAATTCATTACTGCTTTGCACGCTCAAAGGCAGTACACTGTATCAGCTGGAGCTCAACAATGCAGGTACCAGTATAACCAATACCGTTACTTTCCTGGCAAATAAGTACGGTAGGCTAAGAGATATTTGTATTTCACCGGAAGGTAAAGTGTATGTGTGTACGAGTAATACGAACAATGATAAGATAATAGAGATAGACAGAACAGAAACGGAATAATCAGGGTGTGCCCAGTCACTCGCCGGGAGGCGAGCGATTGGCGGCAGCGAAATAAAAAAGTGCAGCCTGTGAAAGCTGCACTTCAATTTTTTATGGAAAGATAATTACGCTTTCACAGCAGCGATGCCGGGAAGCTCTTTTCCTTCAAAGTATTCCAGCATGGCGCCGCCGCCTGTGGATACATAACTTACTTTATCGGTGAATCCGAACTGGTTCACAGCGGCAACAGAATCGCCACCACCTACGAGTGAGAAAGCACCGTCCTGCGTTGCTTCCGCCACTGCAGTAGCGATGGTTTTGGTTCCGTGCTGGAATTTCTCCATTTCGAATACGCCCATGGGGCCGTTCCAGAGAATGGTTTTCGATTGTTTGATCACGTTAGTGAACTGCTCACAGGCATTGGGGCCGATGTCCAGTCCCATCCAGCCGTCTGGGATATTATTGCTGGGTGCTCCGGAGGTTTCTGCGTTGGCGTCGAACTTGTCTGCGATGGTAGAATCGGAAGGCAGGTGGATGCGAACACCTTTCGCTTCTGCTTTTTTCAGGAGATCCCTTGCTGTTTGCAGGCGATCATCTTCACAAAGTGAATTACCGATCTTGCCGCCCTGTGCTTTCTCGAAGGTATAGGCCATCCCGCCGCCGATGATGATATCGGTAGCGCGTTCCAGGAGATTTTCAATGATGAGGATCTTGTCAGACACTTTTGCGCCGCCGATGATGGCGGTGAAAGGTTTTTGTGCCTGGTGGAGTACTTTTTCCGCGCTGGCTACTTCGCCTTCCATGAGGAGGCCGAACATCCTTTTGTCTTTGGGGAAGAATTGCGCGATCACTGCTGTGGAAGCGTGGGCGCGGTGTGCGGTGCCGAAGGCATCGTTCACATATACATCGCCGAGTGCCGCGAGTTTTTTAGCGAAGCCTTCATCACCTTTCTCTTCTTCTTTGTAGAAGCGAAGATTTTCGAGGAGGAGGACTTCGCCTGGTTTCAGCATGTTGGCTGTCAGCACAGCCTGTTCACCGATGCAGTCGTTGGCAAACAGTACAGGCGTTCCACCGAGGATGTCTGAGAGATGTTTTACCAGGTGCTTCAGTGAATATTTATCAGAAGGACCGTCTTTCGGTCTGCCGAGATGGCTCATGAGGATCACGCTGCCACCATCTTTCAGGATCTTCTGGATGGTAGGTACAGCGGCTTTCATGCGGGTATCGTCGGTAATCTGAAATTCTGCATTGAGGGGTACGTTGAAGTCTACGCGCACCAATGCTTTAAGTCCTTTGAAGTTGAATTGGCTGAATGTTGACATATTTTCTTTTTAAGAGAAGAAAAAAGGAACCACAACAAAGCAGGCGTCATGCAAATCATGTACCTGCCTGTTGTGGTTCGAATATGTTAAAAACGAGAGAGATTATTTGCTGATGAGGCCAGCGAAATATTTCACGGTACGAACGAGCTGGCTAACATAGCTCATTTCGTTATCGTACCAGCTCACTACGCGAACGAGTTGGGTATCGCCAACAGTTTGTACGCGTGTTTGAGTAGCGTCGAACAGTGATCCGAAGTGGATACCGATGATATCGCTGCTCACGATCTCGTCTTCAGTGTAACCGAAGCTTTCGTTTGAAGCTGCTTTCATAGCGGCGTTCAGTTCATCAACGGTAGTTTTCTTATTGAGGACAGCGGTAACCTCAGTGAGAGAGCCGGTGAGAACGGGAACACGCTGAGCGGAGCCGTCGAGTTTTCCTTTCAGGTTAGGCAGAACCAGGCCGATGGCTTTGGCTGCGCCAGTGCTGTTGGGAACGATGTTCTGAGCTGCTGCGCGTGCGCGGCGCAGATCACCTTTGGGGTGAGGGGCGTCCTGAGTATTCTGATCGTTCGTGTAGGCATGGATGGTAGTCATGAGACCATTCACGATACCGAATTGTTTGTCCAGTACATCAGCCATTGGCGCGAGGCAGTTGGTGGTGCAGGAAGCACAGCTGATGATGGTTTCAGAACCGTCGAGAATATTGTGGTTAACGTTGAACACGATTGTTTTGAGATCGCCTGTAGCGGGTGCAGAGATCACAACTTTTTTGGCGCCTGCAGTGATGTGAGCGGCAGCTTTGTCTTTATCAGTGAAGAAGCCAGTGCACTCGAGAACCACGTCCACACCGTGTTGTCCCCAGGGAATATCGGCAGGATTCTTTTGAGCATAGATCTTCACTTCGTCACCATTCACTATAATGGAGTTCTCAGTGGATTTAACTTCAGCGTCGAATCGTCCCTGAGCGCTGTCGTACTTCAGGAGGTGAGCCAATACTTTGGGACTGGTGAGGTCATTGATAGCAACAACGTCGATCCCTTCCATTTTGTAGATTTGGCGATAAACCAAACGGCCGATACGGCCAAAACCATTGATCGCCACTTTAACAGTACTCATTGTGAGGTGAAATTTTAATGGTGAAAAAATGCGGAGCGAAGTTAAAGATTTGCAGTCAATTACATTAAGATTTCGAGGAAATGCAGCGCGAGTAAGCCTTCGCAAGATTTTGAAATGATTTGAAAGCGGTATGGTTGAAAATTTTCTACATTTTTTTACTTTTTATTTGGCTGAAATGGCCTCCCCCCCTATCTTTGCACTCCCTTACAACGCCGCGTTCGTCTAAGGGTTAGGACACCACCCTTTCACGGTGGTGATACGGGTTCGAATCCCGTACGCGGTACAGGTTAAAAGTCGCTCCGAGAGCGACTTTTGTTGTTTTATGAATTAATAAACTCTGTTTTAGAATACATCCGCTTACAATAAATCAAGGATCAAAATAAATCTACTGGTTTTATTTGCAGAAAATCCTGCCAGGGGTATCCAGCATTCCCAACCAACAAAACTTTATCGGGATTAAATGCTTTTTTAAACGCAGACATTCCGGAAGAAGTTTGCGCAACACCACTTTTTACTTCAATCGCAATAACTTTCCCTTTTTTTTCCAATACAAAATCCACCTCTTCATTTCTCTCCCTCCAATAATAAAGCGAAAATCCATCTGTTATCGAATGATTGATCAAATGAGCGCCAATAGCGGATTCAACAATTCTCCCCCAATCACCAGGTCTGATGAGTATATCATTGAACAAATCATTGCTATTGGCACTGATCAATGCCGTATTATGAACCTGAAATTTAGGACTCGAAGATCGTTTGTGAATGAGGTTAGTTGAATATTTTTCAATGCCAGCTAACAACCCTGCTGTATTTAACAAGTCCAGGTAATGTGACAGCGTAGTGGTATTTCCTGCATCTTGTAATTGCCCCATCATTTTGGTAAAAGATAATATCTGACCAGAATACATACACCCCAGTTCAAAAAGACGCTTCATCAATGCAGGCTTATCAATCCTGGTCAGCATTAGTATGTCGCGGGAAATACTCGATTCAATAAGAGATTGCTGAACATAAGATTTCCATCGTTGTTCCTCGTTAATCAATGAAGCAGAACCGGGATAACCTCCAAACCAGGCGTATTGATTACTATTCCAATCAAATGCCTGCTGCATTTCCAGAAAAGACCAATGCCCCATATAGGTAGTTTCAAATCGTCCCGCCAAAGACTCAGTAAGTCCTTGCTGTAACAATAGACGAGATGATCCCAACAATATTACTTTTAGTCCTCTGTTAGAACGAGTATCGTTGTCCCATAAAAGTTTTACTGTTTCGCTCCAGTTACTTATTTTTTGGATTTCATCAATAACCACCAGAAACTCCTGTGACTCTTCCTGATCCATTCTTAAGCGTGCAATTTCCCACTGCTGTTCCAGCCAAACACTATTAGATGCAGCCACGGCATCTGCCGAAGCAAAATGGCTAGGCAGCTTGATTTTTTGCAGCAATTGCCCAATCAGAGTCGTTTTGCCTACCTGACGCGGACCAAAAAGCACCTGAATAAATCTCCGCGGCTCTTGCACTCTACTTGCAATCACTTGTAAATGAGGACGTTCGAACATTTTTTACAAATTACTCAACGTATTGAGTAAAGTTACTCAAACTTTGAGTTGATTAAGCAGGTTTTCCAAAAATTGATTAAGAATGGTTGATAAGTGAAAGAGGTGCAGGAAATCCTTCTTGCTGATCAACAGATGATTTTCTCATTGCTTTTCTAAAAAGAATTTCTGATTATTTCTCTTTCTCCTATATTTGCACCCCCTTACAACGCCGCGTTCGTCTAAGGGTTAGGACACCACCCTTTCACGGTGGTGATACGGGTTCGAATCCCGTACGCGGTACAAGCACGGGCTGATCCACCAGGATCAGCCCGTTTTCCTTTTTTAATCAACGCCAGCAAACCTGGCTGTTCTCTATGCATTCAGCAATCCCAATATCCCCTCATTATTTATGATCACCATTCCCTGCCGGTCTTCAGTAATGCCACGCTCCAGCTTGTACGGATAACGCGGGCGCAAGCCTTCCATAATTGTTGGCATATATACAAATTGAATATTGCTTTTCCCCTGTAACGCTGCCCCTACCTCTATGATATGTGTAGATACGATAAAGAGACAATTGGAATAATCCGCAAACCCTTCCGTAACTGCCAGCGTACCATCATAGGCATCCTTTACATTAGTGCCCTTGAAAAGCTCATCAAACATCAGCAATAGCCGCTTGCCACTGGCAGCGGCCACTGCTGCCTGTTTTACCCGAACCACCTCTGCATAAAAATGGCTATACCCCAATCCGATATTATCTGCTACATTGATACTCGAATACAATCCTTCCCTTACAGAAAATTCCATACTGGCTGCCGATACAGGGAAACCCATATGAGCCAGATAGAAGTTGATGCCGATAGCCTTCATCAATGTAGATTTACCAGCCATATTAGCACCTGTCAAGAACAATACATTGGAAGCACCATCCATTTTCAGATCATTGCCTACAGCTTTGTCTACACAAGGGTGCGCTAAATTCTTTGCTTCGAGTTTGTTTGCAGATGCAGACAATGCTTTCGCATAATGGAAGCCTTTAGCAGCTGCTGTATTACCTACAGTGATATTCACATCCAGTTCACTGATGAATTGCAGTACAGCCACCAGCTTATCTTTCATTCGGCCTTTCAGCAGGAACTCATACCCCGCAAGCGTTTTCACAGGAAGCGCCTGGTAGATATCGATCAAACGCAACTTTTCCAGCTCCGGCGTTTCCAGCATTTCTTTGATTGCAAGGAAACGATCTTTATAAGGGCTCTCAATTTTTGAAAGAGGCTCAACAAACTGAAAACATTTATTCACCGTAACAATAGTGGCCTGCAACCCCTGCATCATTTTTTTAAAGCGCTCATCGCGGGTAATGGAAGAAAGTATCTTTTTGATCAGTGTGACTGTAAAGACCAATGCCTGATTCTTACTGGCTTCCGTATCTACATATTCACGCATAATGGTCAACTGGGAAGTATCGAATGGGAAAGCCAGTTGTTGTTCCTGAAAGAAACGAAACACACTGCTCCGTTCATTGATAGCATCTGCATCCTGTAAAGGATTACGGAACATCTGATCCAGCAGTTGTTCGCCACCACGGGTCTTTACCTGATTGAATAAACCATACACGGATCCCTGCCGGAACTTCCCCAGAATATTCAGTTCTTCGATTGTTTGTTTGTCGTTGTTAAACATGGGCCGTTGAAATTTGAGTGCTTTCTTTTTTTCCTGTTGCCAGAATGTCCAGTATGCCTTCATTGCGAATGATGATCATTCCGTGGCGGTCGTCGGTAATACCCGATTCCAGTTGATAAGTGTATGCTGGTACATTACCGTTCATACGGGTGGGCAGGTAACGGAAGTCTATATTATTGGTTGCTTGCAGTTGATCGCCTGCTTCAACGATATGTGATGAGACGATGAACATACTATTTCGTTTACGGGCAAATCCTTTGATCACTGCAACTGTGGCTTCGTGCGCATCTTTTACATTGGTGCCCCTGAACAGTTCATCAAAGAGTATAAAGAAGGAACCGTCGCCGTCTAATTCCTGCGCCATTTTTTTCACGCGCAA
This portion of the Pseudobacter ginsenosidimutans genome encodes:
- a CDS encoding TPM domain-containing protein — encoded protein: MKRFLFLLSFLLIIATGWAQDIEKIIQTKPTKLVNDYAGVLSEEEKQNLERTLVAYDDSTSNQIAVVLVKTLGDNHPIEETGLKILRGWGIGNKKTNNGILILAAIDDRQVRIEVGYGLEGAIPDITASQIIRNDIAPNFRSSDYYQGLSAAAASLIKAAAGEYKAPKDYNKRGKKNNNGIIGIIGIIIFIIIISSIGGGGGGGFMSRRGYRGVGPTIFWPGGGGGWSGGGGGGWSGGGGGFGGFGGGSGGGGGASGSW
- a CDS encoding TPM domain-containing protein, which codes for MALFSFFRKPVFFTPEEQQRITDAIKEAERRTSGEVRVFVESRCRYVDPLDRATEIFLGLKMDQTDDHNAVLVYLAVKDHQFAILADGGIHRKVGDVFWNNEVTAMRRHFKENHVADAVVQVVTDVGDALHTHFPYDRDNDKNELPDDIVFGR
- a CDS encoding LemA family protein; amino-acid sequence: MKSRNLVLIIVVFIILILGGCGCNGYNNMIKLDEDVKAKWANVQSDYQRRADLIPNLVNTVKGYANFEQETLTKVIEARAKATSVQVNADNLTPENLEKFQQAQGEVSSALSRLLVTVERYPDLKANQNFMDLQKQLEGTENRIKVSRNDFNTAVQGYNTTIRRFPNNLFAGMFGFRVKEPFKADPGAERAPEVKF
- a CDS encoding PQQ-dependent sugar dehydrogenase, translating into MKPSFLLLLLTLLTMLACKRDNDPPQNPVALTDKVLAENLRLPWEILWGPDNHIWMTERGGRISRVNPATGAVSPLLTISEVVEQGEGGLLGMALHPDFNANPQVFIAYNYDNGGYREKIVRYNYSNGSLTNAVTILDNLAAARNHNGCRLVFGPDKKLYISTGDAENQSSAQNTSSLNGKILRIETDGSIPSDNPIAGSAIWSTGHRNAQGLVWHNNILYSSEHGPSNDDEINIIQKGRNYGWPNVHGFCNTSAEQTFCAANNVAEPLQVWTPTIATCGLEFYNKDRIPQWKNSLLLCTLKGSTLYQLELNNAGTSITNTVTFLANKYGRLRDICISPEGKVYVCTSNTNNDKIIEIDRTETE
- a CDS encoding phosphoglycerate kinase yields the protein MSTFSQFNFKGLKALVRVDFNVPLNAEFQITDDTRMKAAVPTIQKILKDGGSVILMSHLGRPKDGPSDKYSLKHLVKHLSDILGGTPVLFANDCIGEQAVLTANMLKPGEVLLLENLRFYKEEEKGDEGFAKKLAALGDVYVNDAFGTAHRAHASTAVIAQFFPKDKRMFGLLMEGEVASAEKVLHQAQKPFTAIIGGAKVSDKILIIENLLERATDIIIGGGMAYTFEKAQGGKIGNSLCEDDRLQTARDLLKKAEAKGVRIHLPSDSTIADKFDANAETSGAPSNNIPDGWMGLDIGPNACEQFTNVIKQSKTILWNGPMGVFEMEKFQHGTKTIATAVAEATQDGAFSLVGGGDSVAAVNQFGFTDKVSYVSTGGGAMLEYFEGKELPGIAAVKA
- the gap gene encoding type I glyceraldehyde-3-phosphate dehydrogenase; translation: MSTVKVAINGFGRIGRLVYRQIYKMEGIDVVAINDLTSPKVLAHLLKYDSAQGRFDAEVKSTENSIIVNGDEVKIYAQKNPADIPWGQHGVDVVLECTGFFTDKDKAAAHITAGAKKVVISAPATGDLKTIVFNVNHNILDGSETIISCASCTTNCLAPMADVLDKQFGIVNGLMTTIHAYTNDQNTQDAPHPKGDLRRARAAAQNIVPNSTGAAKAIGLVLPNLKGKLDGSAQRVPVLTGSLTEVTAVLNKKTTVDELNAAMKAASNESFGYTEDEIVSSDIIGIHFGSLFDATQTRVQTVGDTQLVRVVSWYDNEMSYVSQLVRTVKYFAGLISK
- a CDS encoding ATP-binding protein is translated as MFERPHLQVIASRVQEPRRFIQVLFGPRQVGKTTLIGQLLQKIKLPSHFASADAVAASNSVWLEQQWEIARLRMDQEESQEFLVVIDEIQKISNWSETVKLLWDNDTRSNRGLKVILLGSSRLLLQQGLTESLAGRFETTYMGHWSFLEMQQAFDWNSNQYAWFGGYPGSASLINEEQRWKSYVQQSLIESSISRDILMLTRIDKPALMKRLFELGCMYSGQILSFTKMMGQLQDAGNTTTLSHYLDLLNTAGLLAGIEKYSTNLIHKRSSSPKFQVHNTALISANSNDLFNDILIRPGDWGRIVESAIGAHLINHSITDGFSLYYWRERNEEVDFVLEKKGKVIAIEVKSGVAQTSSGMSAFKKAFNPDKVLLVGNAGYPWQDFLQIKPVDLF
- a CDS encoding MutS-related protein codes for the protein MFNNDKQTIEELNILGKFRQGSVYGLFNQVKTRGGEQLLDQMFRNPLQDADAINERSSVFRFFQEQQLAFPFDTSQLTIMREYVDTEASKNQALVFTVTLIKKILSSITRDERFKKMMQGLQATIVTVNKCFQFVEPLSKIESPYKDRFLAIKEMLETPELEKLRLIDIYQALPVKTLAGYEFLLKGRMKDKLVAVLQFISELDVNITVGNTAAAKGFHYAKALSASANKLEAKNLAHPCVDKAVGNDLKMDGASNVLFLTGANMAGKSTLMKAIGINFYLAHMGFPVSAASMEFSVREGLYSSINVADNIGLGYSHFYAEVVRVKQAAVAAASGKRLLLMFDELFKGTNVKDAYDGTLAVTEGFADYSNCLFIVSTHIIEVGAALQGKSNIQFVYMPTIMEGLRPRYPYKLERGITEDRQGMVIINNEGILGLLNA